A region of Sparus aurata chromosome 8, fSpaAur1.1, whole genome shotgun sequence DNA encodes the following proteins:
- the fanci gene encoding Fanconi anemia group I protein isoform X2 codes for MKADMDKIITLSDRDSPAELQKYLSSLTDDQLITGITNGALKGKKVGATIKGIFKGSPANSTEGSDRRLLVYQHCIPLCESGDLQTEVAADIIGLLMLETHTLSGPSLAQLASLFVEAIKVGKMGSGKSLELFPTVLTALSACEVLSYGKGELSGEEYKKQLINSLCSSRWDPQCVIHLTTMFRDVPLSSEELRFLVEKVLRMFAKLDLQEIPPLVYQLLLLSAKGCKKQVLDGIISYFKEQDVRQEEEQKDGESLELEVQSIPQDQLRHVEGTVILHIVFAIRLDHELGREFLKSFKTSYGDLCPFSVALMLSVARIQRYEEQVFDLLKGAIIKSFKDEQLQQGSKFLQDLLPEHCSVAQMILDTVKNSVFGWDHVTQGLVQLGFCLMDAFGPKPGPFGKTTEGSATIARTPTQQACKLGGQVLLQGFKMHEPIRGEILEQVLNRLVTKTASPVSHYLDLFSDIVVSAPMILLESSSKLTETFDHLSYLPLATVQGLLKAVQPLLKVSMSLKDALILVLRKAMFSSQLDGRKSAVTGFLLLLKNFKVLGSLASSQCSQAISSSQVQVDVHSRYNSAANEAFCLEILSSLRRCLSQQADVRLMLYEGFYDVLRRNSQLASSIMQTLFSQLRRYYEPEQDLLPPVKLEPCITAHGDQVYLQEPLAHLVSCTVHCLLWLQNLHRSTNRNADNSDDDEGEEEEEEEGYQSELQTILESMTRRMIKSELEDFELDKSAEFSMGSSVGVKNNIYAVLVMGVYEVLMEYNFIKANYSKSRFEELMELFNRYHKLSEILREKSGKGRLPSHKTPRSLLSLGFISTLLTVLFRDSTQSREEALSVLRASGDFVRYAVSVAVQKIQQLEETGHTDGPDGQNTERTFRFLCDMTSVLIWRYTNIPSVVEDAGKKEKRSSLSQLCLEGLLRIFTTCQQRFPDRMAQLLSTMDISEEADESDDNTEMNFFYIRQFQRALFTQLSGGEDEFNSKEAQLLVSILSVLSRQLKPSSKQFVQMITWTVKICKETSFEDSAFSKGLLSLLFNLHVLYKSPVSLLLELCQDIHSQRGDIDPEVEVEKQSHFAIVNTKTVTNAALLVLSQVDRVLDEVDWLIARKKSQTLFDKSGSGEATQTAGQQDPIEKAVTLQLGTLLTALNELVQTSLLPGNCTITLLRELTRTYNILTTLVKYYIQVCTSQHVALPARFEKLVKLSGSHLTPQCYAFIIYAQSGEYNGGGADDKKKKKRNDGNTITSAKLQRETTGIPNLIFSIEQYEKYLITLSKKSKVCDRKRLVKIEDNTNSSFNTISTASSVRPLSQCFTNIGGCPGKSDAVHEAEHLQRFPHQR; via the exons ATGAAGGCTGATATGGATAAGATTATCACACTGTCAGATCGAGACAGTCCTGCCGAGCTTCAGAAGTACCTGTCCTCCCTTACTGATGACCAG CTAATCACTGGGATAACAAATGGGGCACTAAAGGGAAAGAAGGTCGGGGCCACGATTAAAGGCATATTCAAAG GCTCTCCAGCCAATTCCACCGAAGGATCAGACCGCAGACTTCTTGTTTATCAACACTGCATCCCGCTGTGTGAGTCTGGGGATCTTCAGACTGAGGTGGCGGCTGATATCATTGGACTACTGATGctggag actcacacactgtCCGGACCGTCTCTTGCGCAACTGGCGTCTCTTTTCGTTGAAGCCATTAAGGTGGGAAAGATGGGAAGTGGGAAATCCCTGGAGCTCTTCCCGACTGTACTTACTGCCCTTTCAGCCTGTGAAGTCTTGTCTTATGGCAAAG GTGAACTCAGTGGTGAGGAAtacaagaaacagctgatcaacagCCTCTGTTCAAGCAG ATGGGACCCACAATGTGTCATCCACCTGACAACCATGTTCAG AGATGTGCCCTTGTCATCAGAGGAGCTGCGGTTTTTGGTTGAGAAAGTCCTGAGGATGTTCGCCAAACTGGATCTGCAGGAGATCCCACCTCTGGTTTATCAGCTGCTGCTCTTATCTGCAAAG GGTTGTAAGAAACAGGTCCTGGATGGAATCATCAGTTATTTTAAGGAGCAAGACGTTCGCCAGGAAGAAGAGCAGAAAGATGGAGA GAGCTTGGAACTAGAGGTCCAGTCCATCCCACAGGACCAGTTAAGGCACGTGGAGGGCACTGTGATCCTCCACATAGTGTTTGCCATACGACTCGACCATGAACTCGGGAGAGAATTCCTTAAAAGTTTTAAG ACATCTTATGGGGACCTGTGCCCTTTCAGTGTTGCCCTGATGCTCTCAGTGGCTCGCATCCAGCGTTATGAGGAGCAG GTGTTTGACCTTTTGAAGGGGGCAATCATCAAGAGCTTCAAGGacgagcagctgcagcaggggtCAAAGTTCCTGCAGGACCTTCTGCCTGAACACTGCAGCGTGGCTCAGATGATACTGGACACAGTGAAGAACAG TGTGTTTGGTTGGGATCATGTGACCCAGGGGCTGGTGCAGCTGGGCTTCTGCCTCATGGATGCATTTGGACCCAAACCTGGACCCTTTGGCAAGACCACAGAAGGTTCTGCTACCATAGCCCGGACCCCGACTCAGCAGGCATGTAAACTGGGTGGACAGGTGCTCTTACAGGGCTTTAAG ATGCACGAGCCTATCAGAGGAGAGATACTGGAGCAGGTGTTGAATCGATTGGTCACAAAGACAGCCTCACCTGTCAGTCATTACTTAG ACCTTTTCTCTGACATTGTGGTCTCTGCTCCCATGATCCTCCTCGAGTCATCCTCCAAGCTGACAGAGACATTTGACCACCTGTCATACCTGCCCTTGGCGACTGTTCAGGGTCTACTAAAAGCTGTCCAG CCCCTGCTAAAAGTCAGCATGTCCTTGAAAGATGCTTTGATTCTGGTTCTACGCAAGGCCATGTTTTCCAG CCAACTGGATGGCAGGAAGTCTGCAGTGACCGGCTTCTTGTTGCTGCTGAAGAACTTCAAAGTGTTGGGCAGCTTGGCGTCGAGCCAGTGTAGCCAGGCAATCTCGTCTAGTCAG GTTCAAGTGGACGTTCATTCTCGTTACAACTCTGCTGCAAACGAAGCGTTCTGTCTGGAGATCCTCAGCAGCCTCCGTCGCTGCCTCAGCCAGCAGGCCGACGTGCGCCTCATGCTCTATGAG GGTTTCTATGATGTTCTCCGTCGCAACTCTCAACTTGCAAGCTCCATCATGCAGACCCTCTtctcacag TTGAGACGGTACTACGAGCCTGAACAAGACCTCCTGCCCCCGGTGAAGCTGGAACCGTGCATCACAGCTCACGGAGACCAAGTCTACCTCCAGGAGCCGCTG GCCCATCTGGTGAGCTGTACTGTACATTGCCTGCTGTGGCTACAGAACCTGCACCGATCAACCAACCGCAACGCTGACAACAGCGATGACGacgagggtgaggaggaggaggaggaagagggataCCAGTCTGAACTTCAGACAATCCTAGAGAGCATGACGAGACGTATGATAAAGAGTGAACTGGAGGACTTTGAACTG GACAAGTCAGCTGAGTTTTCCATGGGATCCAGTGTTGGGGTAAAGAATAATATCTACGCTGTGCTGGTGATGGGAGTGTATGAGGTCCTCATGGAGTACAACTTCATCAAAGCCAACTACAG TAAAAGCCGCTTCGAGGAGCTCATGGAGCTGTTCAACCGCTACCACAAGCTGTCTGAGATCCTGAGGGAGAAATCCGGAAAAGGTCGATTGCCTTCACACAAGACCCCCCGCAGCTTACTGTCTTTGGGCTTCATATCAactcttctcactgtgctcttCAG agacAGTactcagagcagagaggaggctcTATCGGTGCTTCGCGCCAGTGGTGATTTTGTGCGTTATGCGGTGAGCGTGGCTGTACAGAAGAtccagcagctggaggaaacTGGACACACGGACGGCCCGGATGgacagaacacagagagaacTTTCCGCTTCCTCTGTGACATGACAAG TGTGCTGATATGGCGCTACACCAACATCCCGAGTGTTGTGGAGGACGCAGGGAAAAAGGAGAAGCGCTCCAGCCTCTCCCAACTGTGTCTGGAAGGTCTGCTCAGGATCTTCACGACATGCCAGCAGCGCTTTCCAGACAGGATGGCTCAGCTCCTCTCCACCATGG ACATCTCAGAGGAAGCCGACGAGTCCGATGATAACACAGAGATGAACTTCTTCTACATCCGACAGTTTCAG AGGGCGCTGTTCACACAGTTAAGTGGGGGTGAGGATGAATTTAACAGCAAAGAGGCTCAGCTGCTGGTCAGCATCTTGAGTGTGCTCTCCCGCCAGCTAAAGCCCTCCTCCAAACAG TTTGTACAGATGATCACATGGACTGTGAAAATCTGCAAAGAGACCAGTTTTG AGGATTCAGCGTTCTCCAAGGGCctgctttctctcctcttcaACCTGCACGTTCTCTATAAGAGTCCTGTAAGCCTGCTGCTCGAGCTCTGCCAAGACATCCACAGCCAACGGGGAGATATCGATCCG GAAGTGGAGGTGGAAAAACAGTCTCACTTTGCCATTGTGAACACGAAGACTGTGACTAATGCAGCA CTGCTGGTCCTGTCGCAGGTGGACAGAGTGCTTGATGAAGTGGACTGGCTGATTGCCAGAAAGAAAAGCCAGACACTCTTTGACAAATCGGGCTCCG GTGAGGCCACCCAGACTGCAGGCCAGCAGGATCCAATAGAGAAAGCTGTGACACTGCAGCTGGGGACTCTTTTGACGGCGTTAAACGAGCTGGTCCAGACATCCCTGCTGCCTGGCAACTGTACCATCACACTGCTGAGAGAACTGACTCGCACATACAACATCCTCACCACCCTGGTCAAATAT tACATCCAGGTGTGTACAAGCCAGCATGTTGCACTGCCGGCCCGCTTTGAGAAGCTG GTCAAACTGTCCGGCTCCCACCTGACACCACAGTGCTACGCCTTCATCATTTACGCACAG AGTGGAGAATACAATGGTGGCGGTGCAGatgacaagaagaaaaagaagaggaatgACGGGAACACTATTACCTCG GCAAAACTTCAGCGAGAGACAACGGGCATCCCGAACTTAATCTTCAGCATCGAGCAGTACGAAAAATATCTCATCACGCTCTCCAAAAAATCTAAGGTATGTGACAGAAAGAGACTTGTAAAGATCGAAGACAACACAAACAGCTCCTTTAACACCATCAGTACTGCATCATCTGTTAGACCACTCTCACAGTGTTTCACTAACATTGGTGGTTGTCCAGGTAAATCTGATGCAGTACATGAAGCTGAGCACCTCCAGAGATTTCCGCATCAACGCTAA